In the Flavobacterium sp. J372 genome, one interval contains:
- a CDS encoding helix-turn-helix transcriptional regulator, with amino-acid sequence MAKNSGNKKTPDPAGKIFLLDKFVCAYIRDNWIDWTKPIEPQSKELGVHRHILTKLQSEDGYRIPLSTLAIMCFYKNISLSDFFQIIEDKHGSKINDDFVSKSVKGN; translated from the coding sequence ATGGCCAAAAACAGTGGTAATAAAAAGACACCAGATCCGGCAGGTAAAATTTTTTTACTTGACAAATTTGTATGCGCCTACATTAGAGATAATTGGATTGATTGGACTAAACCTATAGAGCCACAAAGCAAAGAATTAGGAGTTCATAGGCATATATTGACAAAATTACAAAGTGAAGACGGATATAGAATTCCTTTATCCACTCTTGCAATTATGTGTTTCTACAAAAACATTTCACTTTCTGATTTCTTTCAAATAATCGAAGACAAGCACGGTTCAAAGATTAATGATGACTTCGTATCAAAGTCCGTAAAAGGAAATTAG
- a CDS encoding AraC family transcriptional regulator: protein MIGAAYLSKGIAYYRQKRLAEALDFYLIADSYIIKTANEYQIYKAKYNIGLIKFYLGFYGEAIALFEECIGFFKRDDTRGYLNSLHMLGVCYNMVGNHGLCSEINKRGIEEGRRLENTDMEPYFVHSEGVNQCLIHNYALAIEKIKSALPAISKAGDFANESIGHFYLGKSYWALGNKELAITYFKKVDQIYERKDYLRPDMREGYELMISYYESIGLQDVQLYYIKKLLRADRMLHKTYAYLQGKIHKEYDTKKLKQQKNDIEKSLNRRKYNDRIFISVIVALCVFVIAIITRYLKSKKEIRRKYEELVQKLEASKKVKSATSENNGLSMSKDAEAMVLSQVEKFEDSKKIRERDLNLTKLAGFFNTNPKYLSEIILKYRQKSFNNYLNGLKVDYIAEKIRNERMLQNYTDKALGEEAGFSSTRRFVNAFETQTGISPRDFIEELKKDQQANT from the coding sequence ATGATAGGTGCAGCTTATCTTTCAAAGGGTATAGCCTATTACAGGCAAAAAAGACTTGCCGAAGCGCTTGATTTTTATCTTATTGCAGATAGTTATATTATCAAGACCGCCAATGAATATCAGATTTATAAGGCTAAATATAATATCGGGCTTATTAAATTTTATCTCGGATTTTACGGTGAGGCAATAGCTTTGTTTGAGGAATGTATTGGCTTCTTTAAAAGAGACGACACACGGGGCTACTTAAATTCGCTGCATATGCTGGGAGTTTGTTATAACATGGTAGGAAACCATGGTCTGTGTTCAGAAATCAATAAAAGAGGTATTGAGGAAGGTCGCAGATTGGAAAATACTGACATGGAGCCATATTTTGTACACTCAGAAGGTGTCAATCAATGCCTAATCCATAATTATGCTCTTGCCATTGAAAAAATTAAGTCCGCCCTGCCGGCAATAAGCAAAGCTGGTGACTTCGCTAATGAGTCAATAGGGCACTTCTATCTTGGAAAATCCTATTGGGCATTGGGGAATAAAGAGCTCGCAATAACTTATTTTAAAAAAGTAGATCAAATCTATGAGCGGAAAGACTATTTAAGGCCAGATATGAGGGAAGGTTACGAACTAATGATTTCGTATTATGAGAGCATTGGGTTGCAAGATGTTCAACTGTATTACATTAAAAAACTTCTACGGGCAGACCGGATGTTGCATAAAACATACGCCTATCTACAAGGTAAAATACATAAGGAATATGATACTAAAAAACTGAAACAGCAGAAAAATGATATAGAGAAATCGCTGAACAGGCGCAAATACAACGATAGGATATTCATATCTGTAATAGTTGCCCTTTGCGTGTTTGTAATTGCAATTATCACAAGATATCTGAAAAGTAAAAAAGAAATTAGAAGGAAATATGAAGAGCTGGTCCAGAAGCTCGAAGCCTCTAAAAAAGTAAAATCTGCTACAAGCGAAAACAATGGATTGTCTATGAGTAAAGATGCGGAGGCTATGGTTCTTTCACAAGTCGAAAAATTTGAAGACAGTAAGAAAATTCGTGAGAGGGATTTAAACCTGACAAAATTGGCAGGATTCTTTAATACGAATCCCAAATATCTTTCTGAAATAATTTTGAAGTATAGGCAAAAAAGTTTCAATAATTATCTCAATGGTTTGAAAGTGGATTACATTGCCGAAAAAATCAGGAACGAGAGGATGTTACAGAATTACACCGATAAAGCTTTGGGAGAGGAAGCCGGCTTTAGCAGCACACGGAGATTTGTAAATGCTTTTGAAACCCAAACTGGAATATCTCCAAGAGACTTTATCGAAGAACTTAAGAAGGACCAACAGGCCAATACCTAA
- a CDS encoding AraC family transcriptional regulator, with the protein MMEIQNSASWIRELDVHCLKEIKSVHRLNLLLKTTRFSMLLVDSGTIEFVVEQKHVSVSTGQFYVIPYTARAESITGKLRICVVTCSTAFAYNSAISKFGSGYIDFVLIHRGTLLNLEAAQQKQMLLIIELLKQKVSFQNRTAMHDEIVVLCFNLLLYEFGLLQYQLEGGYPIHRSRKEILVINFIGVLRQHCSLQHSVKFYADLLFVSAGYLSKAIREVTGMSAKHFIEIAILSEAYLLLANDNLTISEISTALNFNDSSTFSNFFKRYGKMSPTHYRLTLRNFVQLHPGK; encoded by the coding sequence ATGATGGAAATACAAAATTCTGCATCCTGGATACGGGAACTGGATGTCCATTGCCTTAAAGAAATAAAGTCGGTCCATCGTTTGAATTTGCTTTTAAAAACAACCAGGTTTTCAATGCTTCTCGTTGATTCCGGTACGATAGAATTTGTGGTAGAACAAAAACACGTTAGCGTGTCCACCGGTCAATTTTATGTTATTCCTTACACGGCAAGAGCAGAATCAATTACAGGTAAATTACGAATTTGCGTTGTAACCTGTTCCACGGCATTTGCATATAATAGCGCAATTTCAAAGTTCGGAAGCGGGTACATAGACTTCGTCCTTATACATCGCGGTACTTTGCTAAATTTGGAAGCAGCGCAGCAAAAGCAAATGCTCTTAATTATTGAATTGCTGAAGCAAAAAGTTAGTTTTCAAAATCGCACGGCTATGCATGATGAAATTGTCGTGCTCTGCTTCAATCTTCTGTTATATGAATTTGGATTGTTACAGTACCAACTTGAAGGGGGCTACCCAATTCATCGCAGCAGGAAAGAAATACTTGTCATAAATTTCATTGGTGTACTAAGGCAGCATTGTAGTTTGCAACATAGTGTAAAGTTCTATGCCGATCTGTTGTTTGTAAGCGCAGGTTACCTGAGTAAAGCGATCAGGGAGGTAACCGGTATGTCTGCTAAGCACTTTATTGAAATCGCGATTTTATCAGAAGCATATCTGCTTCTGGCCAATGATAACCTAACCATTTCTGAAATCAGCACCGCGCTCAACTTCAACGATTCTTCAACTTTCAGTAACTTTTTCAAAAGATACGGCAAAATGTCCCCAACGCACTACCGGCTAACGTTACGGAACTTTGTGCAACTGCATCCAGGAAAATAG
- a CDS encoding RteC domain-containing protein, with amino-acid sequence MKYSINTIVSEIRRKEDKLSLETEQLLEEAYQMIQYLKELLHSTREHIIKEGFTDKTEEIDFFRNIKPYILGKLIYYNKIFRIETICPVRRGKMYHKFFLGQLQDLKQEFKEHICGSYFYRYYRSGRCDRDEEYFTRGNINYRDGLNSYVFEIDHQFSTYYDSKASRIVANELLYTYLVTKINPDDTPANLFQNPDSTKDIFWTDSKNALIELIYALHASGVISHGKIGIRKITFVFQVLFRVQLGDIHHAFHRMKERTGTKTSFLDQLKYSLEHYMKKGI; translated from the coding sequence ATGAAATATTCTATAAACACAATCGTCTCAGAAATCAGAAGGAAGGAGGACAAACTGTCACTTGAAACAGAACAGCTCCTTGAAGAAGCGTACCAGATGATACAATATCTGAAAGAACTTTTGCATTCGACCAGGGAACATATTATAAAAGAAGGCTTCACTGATAAAACGGAGGAAATTGATTTCTTCCGAAATATCAAGCCATACATTTTAGGCAAGCTGATTTACTACAATAAGATTTTCAGGATAGAAACTATTTGCCCTGTTCGTCGGGGAAAGATGTATCATAAGTTCTTTCTGGGCCAGTTACAGGACCTTAAACAGGAATTTAAGGAACACATTTGTGGCTCATACTTCTACAGGTATTATCGTTCGGGGCGCTGCGATCGTGATGAAGAATATTTCACAAGAGGAAATATAAATTATCGCGATGGCCTTAATAGCTATGTATTTGAGATTGACCATCAGTTCTCCACCTATTACGATTCCAAGGCGTCGCGTATTGTTGCCAATGAATTATTATACACGTATCTGGTGACAAAAATAAATCCTGATGATACACCTGCAAACTTGTTCCAAAATCCTGACTCAACTAAAGATATCTTTTGGACAGACTCAAAAAATGCGCTTATCGAATTGATTTATGCGCTGCACGCTTCAGGGGTAATTTCGCACGGTAAAATTGGCATTCGGAAAATAACCTTTGTATTTCAAGTACTTTTTCGCGTACAGTTGGGTGATATACATCACGCCTTCCATCGTATGAAAGAGCGCACAGGCACTAAAACATCGTTTCTCGACCAATTGAAATACTCTTTGGAACATTACATGAAAAAAGGAATATAG
- a CDS encoding helix-turn-helix domain-containing protein, translated as MNIDRTEFLAWMQKIMERFDIVMELVGNKKQLSTAIDGEELLDNQDVLQILKISSRSLQRYRSSGRLPYYTISGKLYYKLSDVEQFIRESFNNKWQKQ; from the coding sequence ATGAATATAGATAGGACAGAATTTCTTGCATGGATGCAAAAAATCATGGAACGCTTTGACATCGTGATGGAGCTCGTAGGAAACAAAAAGCAATTATCTACAGCTATTGATGGTGAAGAGCTATTGGATAATCAGGATGTACTGCAAATACTAAAAATCAGTTCTCGCTCATTACAGCGTTACCGCTCATCGGGGAGACTGCCTTATTACACTATAAGTGGCAAGCTATATTATAAGCTGTCAGATGTAGAGCAGTTCATCAGGGAAAGTTTTAATAATAAATGGCAAAAACAGTAA
- a CDS encoding DUF3945 domain-containing protein: MNEVISEQIKVQEQQPEILLVHDKTQKKVNAVKGIGKDGTLETIDPDRKNQNQFMRVDKHGDIFSNFFSNFQSQLKNPTQFSFFKIPVEKVEELARKIEEYLRNLTEEGKAFLEKFMVNGQQEDKQENQNIMETTQTKTETGDYKFSPEQINWEFMSNLGLSKEKLEAKNLLEPLLKGYKTNELVPVNINLGSAKAYIEARLALQSNKEGEVVLNMYPVHKEPKVQFPFWGHEFTKEDKENLLSKGNMGRVVDLTYPNNPDLKIPSVISVDRLTNELVAFRTEWMKIPEEIKGVKLNDEQKQTLAEGKPLFIEGMTSKKGESFDASVQFNADKGHIEFLFDRNNDLSQKQSNQEGQQEAPREFRDKVLDDKQYEKFKEGQTVYIDGLVDKKGQSYQGYITFDKETGKTDFSFNNPDKLREKVQPKEENKTQVAVNSEGKTNEATKHSNEPLKSGQQDPDSKIQQEQAQQQEDKPSKSKGRKI; encoded by the coding sequence ATGAATGAGGTAATAAGTGAGCAGATAAAAGTACAGGAGCAGCAACCAGAGATTTTGCTCGTACACGACAAAACTCAAAAGAAAGTAAATGCAGTAAAAGGCATCGGTAAAGACGGAACTCTGGAAACCATTGATCCGGACAGGAAGAATCAGAATCAGTTCATGCGTGTAGACAAACATGGTGACATATTCTCAAACTTCTTCTCCAACTTCCAGAGCCAACTTAAAAACCCTACGCAATTTTCTTTCTTCAAAATTCCGGTTGAAAAGGTTGAGGAATTGGCCAGGAAGATAGAAGAATACCTACGTAACCTGACAGAGGAAGGTAAAGCTTTTTTGGAAAAGTTTATGGTAAATGGCCAGCAAGAAGATAAACAAGAAAATCAGAATATTATGGAAACTACGCAGACAAAGACCGAAACCGGGGATTATAAATTCTCTCCGGAACAGATTAATTGGGAATTTATGTCAAATTTAGGATTAAGCAAAGAGAAGCTTGAGGCGAAGAACCTTTTGGAACCATTATTAAAAGGTTATAAAACGAACGAGTTGGTGCCTGTAAATATAAATCTTGGCTCAGCCAAAGCCTATATAGAAGCCCGTTTAGCCTTGCAAAGCAATAAGGAAGGCGAGGTTGTACTAAATATGTACCCCGTTCACAAAGAGCCGAAGGTACAATTTCCTTTCTGGGGGCATGAATTTACAAAAGAGGACAAGGAAAATTTACTTTCTAAGGGAAATATGGGACGAGTAGTTGATTTGACGTACCCTAATAATCCTGACTTAAAAATCCCTTCGGTAATTAGTGTTGACAGATTAACCAACGAACTTGTCGCCTTTCGCACTGAGTGGATGAAAATTCCCGAAGAAATTAAAGGCGTTAAGCTTAATGATGAACAGAAGCAAACCTTAGCTGAAGGGAAGCCACTTTTTATTGAAGGCATGACTTCAAAGAAAGGCGAGTCGTTCGACGCTTCAGTCCAATTCAATGCAGATAAAGGCCATATAGAATTTCTCTTTGACAGGAATAATGATCTTAGCCAAAAGCAAAGTAATCAGGAAGGGCAACAGGAAGCTCCTCGTGAATTCAGAGACAAAGTGCTTGACGACAAGCAATATGAAAAGTTCAAAGAAGGGCAGACCGTTTATATCGACGGGCTGGTTGATAAAAAAGGGCAAAGCTACCAAGGCTATATCACCTTTGACAAGGAGACCGGCAAGACAGATTTTTCATTTAACAATCCTGATAAACTGAGGGAAAAAGTCCAGCCAAAAGAGGAAAACAAAACGCAGGTGGCCGTCAATTCGGAAGGTAAAACCAACGAAGCCACCAAGCATAGCAATGAACCATTGAAATCAGGCCAACAGGATCCTGACAGCAAAATTCAGCAAGAGCAAGCCCAGCAACAGGAGGATAAACCCTCCAAATCAAAAGGAAGGAAGATATAA
- a CDS encoding DUF1896 domain-containing protein, with product MKTDQRDLSYFKLRLEELLRASFPELAWNTTFINQRAQRAASAYEGAFGSGNSYMQCDEIANYILFEGLHFSRFGSVFKVVCNEFDTIMADEELYPFAMQMLPVCDPVFMRYELTDDFEGKTECDLLYTELTGTIQLWIEENGL from the coding sequence ATGAAAACAGATCAACGAGACCTCTCTTATTTCAAACTGAGGTTAGAGGAATTGCTCAGGGCCAGTTTTCCGGAACTCGCCTGGAATACGACATTTATAAATCAGCGCGCCCAACGCGCTGCAAGCGCATACGAAGGTGCTTTTGGTTCAGGGAACTCCTATATGCAATGTGACGAGATCGCCAATTACATCTTATTTGAAGGACTGCATTTTTCCCGCTTCGGTAGTGTTTTCAAGGTAGTATGTAATGAATTTGACACCATTATGGCAGACGAGGAACTCTATCCGTTTGCCATGCAGATGCTGCCAGTTTGCGATCCTGTATTCATGCGGTATGAGCTGACCGATGATTTTGAAGGTAAAACTGAATGTGACCTTCTCTACACAGAATTGACAGGAACGATACAACTCTGGATTGAAGAGAATGGCCTTTAA
- a CDS encoding Fic family protein, whose protein sequence is MATPKERFVEALTVLKELQDSGKVGIYTDDIPNPRHRQLLVKNGFIKEVAKGWYIASNPSEKDGETTAWYSSYWDFVTQFITKKYGDNWCLSADQSLLLHAGNWSVPQQLIVRSPDANNKPTPLPHNTSLFNLKTELPEKEYAEIRSNGLRVYNLQTALIYCTAAVYTHNAIDARTILSMIRDASEVLPVLLENGHTKLAGRLAGAFRNIGRDRIADQIIETFKQADYVIREEDPFEEKIAIKLPARERSPYANRIRLMWMQMREIVVKHFPPAPGIPEDHEAFMKNVDDIYITDAYHSLSIERYRVTPELIEKVSSGKWDIKENEADRQQRDAMAARGYYQAFQSVKETIKAILEGNTAGTAVDKDHSKWYRQLFDPSVVAGLLKPADLAGYRNHQVYIGNSKHVPLGVEAMRDAMPVLFELLEEEPEASVRATLGHFIFVFIHPYMDGNGRMGRFLMNAMLASGGYPWTVIPVEKRDDYMQALEHASVGQNIEPFARFLAFLASEGLKGHTVAELPH, encoded by the coding sequence ATGGCAACACCAAAAGAAAGATTTGTCGAAGCGCTTACCGTCCTGAAAGAGTTGCAGGATAGCGGAAAAGTTGGTATATACACAGATGATATTCCCAATCCAAGACACAGGCAATTGCTTGTTAAGAATGGCTTTATAAAAGAAGTTGCTAAAGGTTGGTATATAGCATCCAACCCGTCCGAAAAAGACGGAGAAACTACTGCATGGTATAGTTCTTACTGGGATTTTGTTACCCAATTCATAACAAAAAAGTATGGAGATAATTGGTGCCTTTCCGCAGACCAGTCACTATTGCTTCATGCGGGCAACTGGTCGGTGCCGCAACAGCTTATTGTCAGGTCACCGGACGCGAATAATAAACCGACACCATTACCGCACAATACTTCCCTCTTTAACCTGAAAACGGAACTGCCGGAAAAAGAATATGCAGAAATTCGCAGTAATGGCCTTCGGGTTTATAACTTACAGACCGCCCTTATTTATTGTACTGCTGCTGTTTATACCCACAATGCAATTGATGCCCGCACAATCCTGTCAATGATTCGCGACGCATCTGAGGTGTTGCCTGTCCTGCTTGAAAATGGACATACCAAGCTCGCCGGCAGGTTAGCCGGTGCCTTTAGGAATATCGGCAGGGACAGGATTGCCGACCAGATCATCGAAACTTTCAAGCAGGCGGATTATGTTATAAGGGAAGAGGATCCTTTTGAAGAAAAAATTGCCATTAAGTTACCTGCCAGGGAACGTTCACCCTATGCTAATCGTATAAGGTTAATGTGGATGCAGATGCGTGAAATAGTAGTAAAGCACTTTCCTCCCGCACCGGGAATTCCTGAAGATCATGAAGCATTCATGAAAAATGTAGACGATATTTACATTACTGATGCTTACCACTCCCTTTCCATCGAACGTTATAGGGTAACACCCGAATTAATTGAAAAGGTAAGTTCAGGAAAATGGGACATCAAGGAGAATGAAGCTGACAGGCAGCAGCGCGATGCTATGGCCGCAAGGGGTTATTATCAGGCCTTCCAATCAGTAAAAGAAACCATAAAAGCAATTCTTGAAGGCAACACTGCAGGCACTGCCGTGGATAAAGACCACTCTAAGTGGTACAGGCAGCTGTTTGATCCCAGTGTGGTAGCAGGCCTCCTTAAACCTGCTGATTTGGCAGGCTATAGAAACCATCAGGTGTATATTGGCAATTCCAAACATGTACCATTAGGTGTTGAAGCCATGCGCGATGCAATGCCAGTTTTATTTGAGCTTCTCGAAGAAGAGCCGGAAGCCTCGGTAAGGGCAACATTAGGTCATTTTATATTTGTGTTTATACATCCCTATATGGATGGCAATGGCAGAATGGGAAGATTTCTAATGAATGCAATGCTGGCTTCCGGCGGTTATCCCTGGACGGTTATTCCGGTTGAAAAGCGCGATGACTATATGCAGGCCCTGGAACATGCCAGTGTTGGACAAAATATTGAGCCTTTCGCACGCTTCCTCGCTTTTTTAGCAAGTGAAGGATTAAAAGGGCATACGGTAGCTGAGCTGCCGCACTAG
- the mobC gene encoding conjugal transfer protein MobC yields MQGEDDLRGLAKIMAFMRAVSIILVLMHFYWFCYGFFLDRGWTLEIVNKVLGNFHRTAGLFSNTLYTKLFALVLLALSCLGTKGVKDEKITWPKIYSGLCIGFILFLFNWPLLKLTATVATYLYILTTSAGYISLMVAGVWMSRLLRNNLMDDVFNNENESFQQEILLMQNEYSVNLPTKFYYKGKWNNGWINVVNPFRATIVLGTPGSGKSYAIVNNYIKQHIEKGFSMYIYDFKFDDLSTIAYNHLLKHTDKYKVKPKFYVINFDDPRRSHRCNPINPDFMTDISDAYESAYTIMLNLNRSWIQKQGDFFVESPIILLAAIIWFLKIYDNGKYCTFPHAIELLNKKYADVFTILTSYPELENYLSPFMDAWQGGAQDQLQGQIASAKIPLSRMISPQLYWVMTGDDFSLDINNPNEPKILCVGNNPDRQNIYSAALGLYNSRIVKLINKKGQLKSSVIIDELPTIYFRGLDNLIATARSNKVAVCLGFQDYSQLTRDYGDKESKVIQNTVGNIFSGQVVGETAKNLSERFGKVLQKRQSMTINRNDKSTSISTQMDSLIPASKISTLTQGMFVGAVSDNFDERIEQKIFHAEIVVDNEKVSAETKSYQKIPEILSFIDDNGSDKMKEDIEANYRQVKLDIVHVIETELQRIQNDPDLQHLVQQKK; encoded by the coding sequence ATGCAAGGGGAAGACGATCTTAGGGGGTTAGCCAAAATTATGGCGTTTATGCGTGCAGTAAGTATAATTTTAGTGCTGATGCATTTTTACTGGTTTTGTTACGGATTCTTTTTGGATCGTGGCTGGACACTCGAAATTGTAAATAAAGTGTTGGGGAACTTTCACCGGACGGCAGGACTATTTTCAAACACCCTCTACACGAAGTTGTTTGCCCTTGTGTTGCTTGCTCTCAGTTGTTTGGGAACCAAGGGTGTAAAAGACGAAAAGATTACATGGCCAAAAATATATAGCGGATTATGCATTGGATTTATACTGTTCTTATTTAATTGGCCCCTGTTAAAACTCACGGCTACGGTAGCCACTTACCTTTATATTCTTACTACATCGGCAGGCTATATAAGCCTAATGGTTGCCGGTGTATGGATGAGCCGCTTATTGCGTAACAATCTTATGGATGATGTTTTCAATAATGAAAACGAAAGTTTCCAACAGGAAATCCTACTGATGCAAAATGAATATTCGGTCAACCTGCCTACAAAATTCTACTACAAAGGAAAATGGAATAATGGCTGGATCAATGTGGTGAATCCCTTCAGGGCGACTATAGTTTTAGGAACGCCCGGCTCCGGTAAATCGTACGCCATCGTTAATAACTACATCAAGCAGCATATTGAGAAGGGTTTCTCGATGTATATCTATGACTTCAAGTTTGATGACCTGTCCACCATCGCATATAACCATCTTTTGAAACACACCGATAAATATAAGGTCAAGCCCAAATTCTATGTTATAAATTTTGACGACCCCCGTAGGAGCCATCGCTGCAATCCCATAAATCCCGATTTTATGACAGACATATCAGACGCCTATGAATCTGCTTATACCATCATGCTAAACCTGAATAGAAGCTGGATACAGAAACAGGGTGATTTCTTTGTAGAATCGCCAATTATATTGCTGGCTGCTATAATTTGGTTCCTGAAAATCTATGACAATGGGAAGTACTGTACTTTCCCCCATGCTATAGAATTGCTGAATAAAAAATACGCTGATGTCTTTACCATATTAACTTCGTATCCTGAACTGGAGAATTATCTTTCTCCATTTATGGATGCCTGGCAGGGAGGTGCGCAGGATCAGCTTCAGGGACAGATTGCCTCAGCAAAAATCCCACTCTCGCGCATGATTTCGCCACAACTTTATTGGGTGATGACAGGAGATGATTTTTCACTCGATATTAATAATCCGAATGAACCCAAAATTTTATGTGTCGGGAATAACCCCGACCGCCAGAACATATATTCGGCTGCACTGGGACTTTATAATTCGAGAATTGTAAAGCTTATCAACAAGAAGGGGCAGCTTAAAAGTTCAGTTATCATAGACGAACTTCCCACCATTTATTTCAGGGGACTGGATAATCTTATTGCCACAGCTCGAAGCAACAAGGTAGCCGTTTGCTTAGGCTTTCAGGACTATTCTCAATTAACACGGGATTATGGTGACAAAGAAAGTAAAGTCATTCAAAATACGGTCGGTAATATATTCAGTGGCCAGGTCGTGGGAGAAACCGCCAAAAACCTCTCAGAACGCTTTGGTAAAGTGCTACAGAAGCGGCAGAGTATGACCATAAACCGTAATGATAAATCAACCTCAATTTCGACGCAAATGGACAGTCTCATACCGGCATCTAAAATTTCTACCCTCACCCAGGGCATGTTCGTCGGGGCTGTGTCCGATAACTTTGACGAGCGTATAGAACAAAAGATTTTCCATGCCGAGATTGTTGTGGATAACGAGAAGGTGTCAGCTGAAACGAAGAGTTATCAAAAGATTCCTGAAATCCTTTCATTCATAGACGATAATGGTTCTGACAAAATGAAAGAGGATATTGAAGCTAATTACCGACAGGTAAAATTGGATATAGTCCATGTTATTGAGACTGAATTGCAACGCATCCAAAATGATCCTGATCTGCAACATCTGGTTCAGCAGAAAAAATAA
- the mobB gene encoding conjugal transfer protein MobB: MIAKIGKGENILGALSYNQHKVDKENGKVLLTHKIPDTLDNRYSVATICRYFEPYLLANNKTEKPVRHISLNPDPEDKVTDDKFRDMASQYMKEMGYGNQPYIVYKHTDIERTHIHIVTTCVELDGKKIPDSYDHPRSMAICRKLEEQYGLKPALETKESQNERLFKPVEYARGNVKANIASVIRHLPKYYSYQSFGAYNALLSLFNITAEEVKGELGGQPRHGLVYFVLNENGEKASHPFKASLFGKNAGLAQLQSHFEHSKERMNGSKVRPILKNTIEIAMHSAGNEAAFKQQLNEQGINVVIRRNAEGRIYGMTFIDHESRSVWNGSQLSKNLSANMFNDWWKMEQKNTSASLSQEETKAPLHEPEQQPHHLFDFANTDNRNDEANNEFSSLLPESQGEDYEELAFENRMKKRKRKPGSNRA; the protein is encoded by the coding sequence ATGATTGCAAAAATAGGGAAAGGCGAGAATATACTTGGTGCGCTTTCTTACAACCAGCACAAAGTGGATAAGGAAAATGGGAAGGTATTGCTCACTCACAAGATACCTGACACGTTGGATAATCGCTATTCGGTAGCTACAATATGTCGCTATTTTGAGCCCTACCTGCTAGCTAACAATAAAACGGAAAAGCCTGTCCGGCATATTTCGCTCAACCCTGATCCCGAGGACAAGGTTACTGACGACAAGTTTAGGGATATGGCATCGCAGTATATGAAGGAGATGGGTTACGGTAACCAGCCCTATATTGTATATAAGCATACTGACATTGAGCGCACCCATATACATATTGTGACTACGTGTGTTGAATTGGACGGAAAAAAGATCCCTGACAGTTACGACCATCCACGTTCCATGGCTATTTGCAGAAAGCTGGAAGAGCAGTACGGCCTTAAGCCCGCCCTTGAAACAAAGGAATCGCAAAATGAACGATTGTTCAAACCCGTGGAATACGCACGCGGCAATGTTAAGGCCAATATTGCTTCTGTTATACGTCACCTACCAAAGTATTACAGTTACCAAAGCTTTGGCGCTTATAATGCTTTGCTGTCACTTTTCAATATTACTGCTGAAGAGGTAAAAGGGGAATTGGGTGGACAACCCCGCCATGGCCTTGTATATTTTGTACTGAACGAAAACGGAGAAAAAGCAAGCCACCCGTTCAAAGCGTCACTGTTCGGGAAAAATGCAGGACTGGCACAGCTCCAAAGCCATTTTGAACATTCTAAGGAAAGGATGAATGGCAGCAAAGTCAGGCCTATTCTAAAAAACACAATCGAGATCGCCATGCATAGTGCAGGTAATGAGGCCGCTTTCAAACAGCAGCTTAACGAGCAAGGCATTAACGTAGTGATTCGTCGCAACGCGGAAGGACGGATTTACGGCATGACCTTTATTGACCATGAGAGCCGTTCGGTCTGGAACGGTTCCCAATTAAGCAAAAACCTTTCAGCCAATATGTTTAATGATTGGTGGAAAATGGAGCAAAAAAACACATCCGCCAGTCTTTCACAAGAGGAAACTAAAGCACCGCTACATGAGCCTGAACAACAGCCACACCATCTATTTGACTTCGCAAATACCGATAACCGCAATGATGAAGCGAACAATGAATTTTCAAGCCTACTTCCCGAATCTCAGGGCGAAGATTACGAGGAACTTGCTTTTGAAAACCGTATGAAAAAAAGAAAAAGAAAACCAGGATCAAACAGGGCATAA